The DNA window GCTTCAGGTACACGAACGACTCCGTGGCCCGCACGGCGGGGATGGCGCGGATCTTGCTGAGGATCTCCAGCAGGTGACCGTCGCCCTCGCACACCACCTCGACGATGACGTCGAACGAGCCCGCGGTGAGCACGACGTAGTCGATCTCCGAGATCGCGGCCAGCTCGTCGGCGACCGACTCCAGGTCGCCCTCGCAGTTGACCCCGATCATGGCCTGCCGGGGGAAGCCCAGGGTGAGGGGGTCGGTCACCGCGACGATCTGCATGACCCCGGCCTCCTGCAGCCGCTGGACGCGCTGGCGCACGGCGGCCTCGGAGAGCCCGACTGCCTTGCCGATCGCCGCGTACGGCATCCGCCCGTCCGCCTGGAGCTGCTCGATGATCTGCTTTGACAGCTCGTCGAGCACGACGGGACCCTGGGCCGGATTGCTGCGGCGGACGCGGGGCGGCGACGTCATCGAGAGGAATCCTCCTAGCGGTCCGGCGTTACGGGGGCGTTCCCGCATGATTGCCGTCCTGGTGCGACATGTTGTCAGTTCTGGGCAGTCTGTCAAGCGAATTCGTAGCAATTTGGTATCTTCACCACGAAATCCCTTGTCCGGATGCTTCCACTCTGTAAGAGTCGCGGCATCTCAGCCACCTCACGAGGAGGTCACCTTGACCACCCGTCTGCAGAACTTCGTCAACGGGGAGTTCGTGGACGCCAAGAGCGGCCGATTCTCCGACATCATCGACCCCTGCACGGGCGAGGCGTACGTCCAGGCCCCGGTCTCGGGCATCGAGGACGTCGACGCCGCCTACGCCGCCGCGGCCGCCGCGTTCGACTCGTGGGGCAGGACCACGCCGGGCGAGCGGGCCAACCTGCTGCTCAAGGTCGCCGACGCCATCGAGGCGCGGGCCGACGAGATCAACGAGGCGGAGTGCCGCAACACCGGCAAGCCGCGCGCCCGCATGGCGGAGGACGAGACCCCCGTCGCCGCCGACCACTTCCGCTTCTTCGCCGGCGCGGCCCGCACGCTGGAGGGCCCGACGGCCGGTGAGTTCCTCGCCGAGCACACCAGCGTCATCCGGCACGAGCCGATCGGCGTCATCGGCCAGGTCACGCCCTGGAACTACCCGATGATGATGGCGGTCTGGAAGATCGCCCCGGCGCTCGCGGCCGGCAACACGATCGTGCTCAAGCCGTCCGACACCACCCCGGTCTCCACGCTCAAGCTCGCCGAGATCCTCGGCGAGGTGCTGCCCGCCGGCGTCTTCAACGTCGTCACCGGCGACCGCGAGACCGGCGCGCTCGTCGTCGGCCACCCGACGGCCGCCATGGTCGCGATCACCGGCTCGGTGGGCGCGGGCATGTCGGTCGCCAAGAGCGCCGCCGACGACCTCAAGCGGGTGCACCTGGAGCTCGGCGGCAAGGCCCCGGTCGTGGTCTTCGAGGACGTCAAGGACCTCGCCAAGGCCGCCGCCGACATCGCCACCGCCGGACTCTACAACGCCGGCCAGGACTGCACGGCCGCCTGCCGGGTGCTCGTGCAGGAGAGCGTGCACGACGAGTTCGTGGCCGCGCTGACCGAGGCCGCGGCCGCCACCGTCACCGGCGACCTGTCCAACGAGGACGCGCTCTACGGCCCGCTCAACAACGAGAACCAGCTCACCCGCGTCCAGGGCTTCATCGACCGGGCCCCGGCGCACGCCAAGGTCCTCACCGGCGGCCACCGCGTCGGCGACCGGGGCTACTTCTTCGCCCCCACCGTCGTGGACGGCCTCAGGCAGGACGACGAGATGGTGCAGAACGAGGTCTTCGGCCCCGTCATCACCGTCCAGACCTTCACCGACGAGGCCGACGCGCTGGCCAAGGCCAACGACGTGAGGTACGGCCTCAGCGGCTCGGTCTGGACCTCCGACCACGGCCGGGCGATGCGGATGTCGAACCGCCTCGACTTCGGCGTCGTCTGGGTCAACACGCACATCCCGTTCGTCTCCGAGATGCCGCACGGCGGCTTCAAGCACTCCGGCTACGGCAAGGACCTGTCGGTCTTCGGCCTGCACGACTACACGAGGGTCAAGCACGTCATGCACTACATCGGTGAATAGCGCTGATGACCAGCGCCATCGAGCTTGAGGACGTCGTCAAGGAATATCACGCGCACGGCGAGCTCGTCCGTGCTGTCAAGGGCGTCTCGCTGGACATCGAGGAGGGGGAGTTCTTCTCCCTCCTCGGCCCGTCCGGATGCGGCAAGACCACCACCATGCGGATGATCGCCGGCTTCGAGGCGCCCTCGAAGGGCCTGGTCAAGCTGCACGGCCAGGACGTCACCAACGTTCCGCCCAACAAGCGCGACGTCAACATGGTCTTCCAGTCCTACGCGCTCTTCCCGCACATGAGCGTCTGGGACAACGTGGCCTTCGGGCTGAAGCAGCGCAAGACCCCGCAGGAGGAGATCCGGCGGCGCGTCGGCGACATCCTGGAGATCGTCGACCTGGTCGGCAGGGAGAAGCGCCGGCCGCGCGAGATGTCCGGCGGCCAGCAGCAGCGGGTGGCTCTGGCCAGGGCGCTGGTCAACCGGCCGCGGGCGCTGCTGCTGGACGAGCCGCTCGGCGCGCTCGACCTCAAGCTGCGCCAGGCCATGCAGATCGAGCTCAAGCGCATCCAGCGCGAGGTCGGCATCACGTTCGTGTACGTCACGCACGACCAGAGCGAGGCGCTGACCATGAGCGACCGCATCGCGGTCATGAACGACGGCCTGGTCGAGCAGCTCGGCGGGCCGCGGGAGATCTACGAGCGGCCGGCCACGCCCTTCGTGGCCGGCTTCATCGGGACCTCCAACCTGCTCACCGGCACCGCCAGGGCAGGCGAGCTGAAGATCGGTGACGGCCGCGTGCTGGTCCCCGGCCAGGACGGCGAGGTGACGGTCACCGTACGCCCGGAGAAGATCACCATCGGCACGGACGAGCCGGAGGCGGGCCTCAGCGCGCTGGCCGGAACCGTCTCCGAGGTGGTCTACCTCGGCACCTACAACAGCTACGCCGTACGTCTCGTCGACGGGGCCGAGATGACGGTGTTCCAGCAGAACGCGCACGACGCGACGGCCACGGCGGAGCGGGGCGACTCCGTGTGGCTGTCCTGGCAGGCGCAGCACTCGTACGTGATTGGAAGTTGATAGCAGGCCATGAACCCCCGTCTTCCCCTCCCCCGCCACGGACTTCCGCGCCGTGAGGCGTTCCGGCTCGCGGGCCTGTCGGCCGCCGGTCTCGCGCTCGCCGCCTGCGGCGTGCAAGGCCAGAAGGCCGCGCCGCCCAAGGCCGACGAGGTCCAGGACTTCTGGTCCAAGCAGACCAAGAACGGCAAGGTGGTCTTCGCCAACTGGCCGGAGTACATGCCCGAGGACAAGGGCCCGCTGGAGAAGTTCGCCAAGGACACCGGCATCTCCTACGAGTACAAAGAGGTCATCCAGGAGAACGCCGACTTCTTCGGCAAGGTCGACCCCGTGCTCCGCGCCGGCCAGCCGCTGGGCTACGACATCGTCGTCATGACCAACGGCATCCAGCTCCAGCACATGATCGAACTGGGCTACTGCGTCGCGCTCGACCACTCCAAGCTGCCGAACTTCGCGGCCAACGCCGGCCAGAAGTACAAGGAACGCGCCTACGACCCCGGCAACAAGTACACCGTTCCCTACACCTCGGGCGTGACCGGGATCGCGTACAACACGAAGTACGTCAAGGACGACATCACCAGCATCCAGGCGCTGTTCGACCCGAAGTACAAGGGCCGGATCGGCATGATGGCCGACGCGCAGGAGATCGGCAACTTCGGGATGTTCGCCCTCGGCATCGACCCGGAGAAGTCGACCGAGGCCGACTGGAAGAAGGCCGGCGACAAGCTCAAGGAGCAGCGCGACAACGGCCTGGTGCGCAAGTACTACGACCAGAGCTACATCGACGCCGTCGCCAAGGGCGACATCTGGCTGAGCATGGCCTGGTCGGGCGACGTCTTCCAGCGCCAGCTCGCGGGCGAGCCGGTCAAGTTCGTGGTGCCCGAGGAGGGCGGCACGATCTGGACCGACAACATGCTCATCCCCAAGGGCGCGGCCAACCCGCTGGACGCGCTGATGCTGATGGACTACCTCTACCAGCCGGCCGTGGCCGCCGAACTGGATGAGTTCATCCAGTTCGTCACCCCGGTCCCGGCGGTGCAGGACCTGCTTCGGGAGAAGGCGAAGACCGCCAAGGGCGAGGACAAGAAGGCGCTGGAGCAGATGGTCGACAGCCCGCTCATGTTCCCGACCGAGGCCGACTACGCCCGGCTGCGCGGCTACACGCCGCTCGACAACCAGCAGCAGCAGGTCTTCAACCCGATCTTCCAGTCCGTCACCCAGGCCTAGACCATGCGGCGGCTCACCCCCTACCTGCTGGCGCTGCCGGGCTGGATGTGGCTGGCGATCTTCCTGATCGTGCCCATGGCGGCCATGGCGTCGGTGTCGCTGCAGAGCGGCAACGCCATCGACGGCTTCGCGATGACGTTCTCCGTGTCCAACTACAGCGACGCCCTCGGCCGCTACAGCACCCAGCTCGTCCGGTCCCTGCTGTACGGCGGGATGGCGACGGTGGCGATGCTGGCCATCGGGTACCCGGTGGCGTACTGGATCGCCTTCAAGGGCGGCCGGCGCAAGTCGGTCTACCTGTTCCTGCTCCTGCTGCCGTTCTTCGTGTCGTTCGTGCTGCGGACGATCTCGTGGAACTTCCTGCTGGCGGACAACGGCATCCTGTTCGGCACGCTGAAGGGCTGGGGGCTGCTGCCCGCCGACTTCCACGTGCTGGCCACCACGTTCGCCGTGGTGGGCGGCCTGACCTACAACTGGCTGCCGTTCATGATCCTGCCGATCTACGTGGCGCTGGAGCGCGTGGACCCGCGGGTGGTGGAGGCGGCCCAGGACCTCTACGCGACCCGGACCGCGGCCTTCCGCCGGGTGGTGCTGCCGCTGTCGCTGCCCGGCGTGTTCGCCGGGGTGCTGATGACGTTCGTGCCCGCCACGGCGGACCCGGTCAACGCCGCCATCCTCGGCGGCACCGCCAACACCATGATCGGCAACATCATCCAGACGGAATACCTCACCAACCTCGACTACCCGACGGCCTCGGCGCTGTCGTTCACGTTGATGGGGGTGCTGCTCGTGGGCATCTTCGTCTACGCCCGCGCGCTCGGCACGGAGAACGTCCTCGAGGCGGCGGCCCGATGAGGGGCACCCGCATGGGCGACCGGCTCCTGCACCTCTGGACCTGGCTCGTCATCCTGTGGCTGTCGTCGCCGATCGCGGTGATGATCCTGTTCGGCTTCAACGACAAGCAGAGCAAGTCCAACACCACATGGCAGGGGTTCACCCTCCGCTGGTACGGCGAGCTGTTCGAGATCTCCGACCTGACCACGGCGCTGACCAACACCCTCGTCATCGCGCTGGTCAGCACGGCCGTCACGGTCGTGATCGGCACCATGCTGGGCCTGGCGCTCGGCCGGCACCGCTTCCGCGGCCTCGGCGCGACGAACTTCCTGATCTTCGCCGCGATCTCCACGCCCGAGCTGGTCATGGGCGCCTCGCTGCTGTCGCTGTTCGTCTCGGGCAACGTCCCGCGCGACTCCGTCACGATCATCGTCGCGCACGTGCTGTTCTCGCTGTCGTTCGTGGTCGTCACCGTACGGGCGCGGGTCGTCGGGCTCGACCCGTCGCTGGAGGAGGCCGCGAGAGACCTGGGGGCGACCGCCTGGGGCACGTTCCGGCAGGTCACGCTGCCGTCGATCATGCCGGGCGTGGCGGCGGGCGCGATGCTGTCGTTCGCGCTGTCGATCGACGACTACGTGGTCACCAGCTTCGTCAACGGCTCGACCGTGACGTTCCCGCTGTGGATCGTGGGCGCCGTCAAGACCGGGATCCCGCCCCAGGTGAACGTCATGGGTACGCTGATCTTCGGCATTGGGGTGCTGATCGCGATCGGGAACGCGATCGCGGCGCGGCGCCGCACCTGAAAACCTGACCTTCGTAGGGAAGTGGGATTTGTGGATCCGCTGAAGGCGCTTGCTGACGCGGAGCGCAAGCCGTACTGGCTGGACAGCCCGGCCAGACCCGAGCCGCGACCGCGGCTCACCGATCACACCACCGCCGACCTGGCCGTCGTCGGCGGCGGTTTCTCCGGTCTGTGGACCGCGCTGATGGCCAAGGAACGCGACCCCTCGCTGGACGTCGTCCTGCTGGAAGGCCGCAGGATCGGCTGGGCGGCCACCGGCCGCAACGGCGGGTTCTGCATGGCGACCCTCACCCACGGCCTGGCCAACGGCCTGGAGCGGTGGCCGGACGACATCGGGCGCCTGGAGCGCATGGGCGTGGCCAACCTCGACGAGATCGAGGCCACGCTGGAGCGCTACGGCGTCGACTGCTCCTTCGAACGCACCGGCGAACTGCACGTCGCCACCGAGCCCTGGCAGCTCGACACGCTCGGCGAGCACCTGGACCTGATCTCCGACCTGGGGCTCGACTACGTGCCCCTCGACCAGGAGCAGGTGCGGGCCGAGGTGAACTCGCCCACCTACCTCGGCGGGCTCTGGGAGCGCAGCGGCTGCGCCATGCTCGACCCGGCGCGGCTGGCGTGGGGGCTGCGCGAGGCGTGCCTGCGCGTCGGCGTGCGGGTGCACGAGCGCTCGCCGGTGCGGTCGCTGCGCGACGACGGCGTACGCATCGAGCTGCGCACCCCGTACGGCGGGGTCTCGGCGGCCAAGGTGGCGCTCGGCACCGGCGTCTTCCCGCCGCTGCTGCGCCGGCTCAGGCACTTCGTGGTCCCCGTCTACGACTACGCGCTGATGACCGAGCCGCTGACCGACGGGCAGCTCGCCGAGATCGGCTGGCGCAACCGGCAGGGCGTGGGCGACTCCGGCAACCGCTTCCACTACTACCGGCTGACCGACGACAACCGGATCCTGTGGGGCGGCTACGACGCCGTCTACTACAACGGCGGCCTGGTCAAGCCCGAGTACGACCAGCGCGACGAGACGTTCGTGACCCTCGCCCGGCACTTCTACGACACCTTCCCGCAGCTCGACGAGGTGCGCTTCACCCACCGGTGGGGCGGGGTGATCGACACCTGCAGCCGCTTCAGCGCCTTCTACGGCCAGGCCCACGGCGGGCGGCTGGCCTACGGCGTCGGCTACACGGGCATGGGCGTCGGCGCCACCCGCTTCGGCGCGAACGTCATGCTCGACCTGCTGTCCGGCGAGCCGACCGAGCGGACCGAGCTGCGCATGGTGAAGGAGAAGCCGATCCCGTTCCCGCCGGAGCCGGTGCGCTCGGGCGTCATCCAGGTCACCCGCTGGTCGATCGCCCAGGCCGACCAGCACCAGGGCCGGCGCAACCTGTGGCTGCGCACGCTCGACCGGATGGGGCTGGGGTTCGACTCCTGACCCGCGGGCATGATGCCTGGCGACCCCCGATTCCACCACATGTGGGGGTCGCGAGGTGCGTGCGAGGCTGGTCGCCTGTGCCGGGCTGATGCTGCTGGCGGTCGGGTGCGGTAACCGGCAGGCCGAGGTCCTGCCCGCCGGGCTGCCCGCCGCCAAGGTCGCCCGCTGCGTCATGAGCTTTCCCGACGTACGGGCCGGGCGCCTGGCCCGCGCCCGGCTGGCCGGCGACATCGCCCGCTATCTCGCCCGCCGTCCCGGCCGGGTCGTCTACGCGGCCCACGACCTGGTCAGCGGGATCTCGCTGGGACCCGGCCGGCGGCGGGACGAACTGGTCATGGCCGGCGGCGCCAGGGTGGACCTGCTCATGGCGCTGCTGTCCCGCCGCGCGGGCAAGCTCGGCGAGGGCGAGGGCGAGCGCGACCTGGCCGCCCGCATGTTCGCGGAGAGCGACGCCGGCGTCGCCGGTGCCGTGTGGGCGCGGGTCGGCGGGAGCGGCGCGATGAGCGCCTTCTACCGGCGGATGGGGCTCGGCCACACCACGCCGGGGCGGGGCGGCGACTGGGGCGGTACCACCAGCAGCCCGTCCGACCGCGTCCGGCTGCTGAAGGCGCTGGTCAAGGGCGGCGGCGGGCTGAGCGCCGCCGACCGGGACCTGGTGCTCGGGCTGATGGGCCGGCCGCCGGAGGGTCAAGGGTGGGGCGTCAGCGCGGCGGCCCGGCGCGGCGACCGGGTGGCGCTCGTGAACGGCGCGACGCCGCGCCCGTCCGTCCACGACACCTGGGCCGTCGGCAGCTACGGCCGGATCGCCGGGACGGGACGGGACCTGCTGCTGTCGGTGCAGACCGACCTGCAGCCGGGGGAGGGCGCGGGCATCGAGACCGTCGAGGGCGTGGCCCGCATGATCGGCACCCGCTGGGACGGCCTCACCCCGACCACCCGCCGCCCCTGCCCCACGAACCCCCTCCCGTGAGGCCCCCTCCCGTGAGGCCCCCTCCCGTGAGGCCCCCTCCCGTGAGGCCCCCTCCCGTAGGGGCCCCTCCCGTGAGCGCCGGGCTCAGGCGTGGGCGGCCGGCGCGTCCTCCGGGATCTCCTTCGGCACGCCGCGCAGGCCCACCAGCGCCAGCACCGCGACCGCGGCCAGCAGCACGCTGGTGACCAGCGCCGTCACGTGCAGACCGGCGAGGAACGCCTCCCTCGCCGCCCGCATGAGCGCCCCGGCCTGCTCGGCGGGGAGCGCGGCGGCCGCGTGGACGGCCCCCGCGATCGACTCCCTGGCCGCCTCTCCCGCCACCCCGGCGGGCAGCTCAAGATGGGACCGGTAGGTGCTGGTGAGGACGGTGCCGAGGATCGCGATGCCGAGCGCCGCCCCCAGCTCGAACGCGGTCTCCGACACCGCGGCCGCCGCCCCGGCGCGCTCCTTGGGCGCGGTGGCCAGCACGTTGTCGTTGTTCACGGTGAAGGCGAAGCCGATGCCCACGCCGCCGATCACCATGGCGGGCAGCAGCGCCATATAGGTCAGCTCCAGGTCGAGCGTGCTGTAGTAGAGGAACGCGCCCGCGTTCATGGCCAGGCCCAGCGCCACCACGCCGCCCCGGCCGATCCGCCGGATCAGCCCGGCCGCGAGCACGCCGCCGACCGCGCCGCTCAGCCCGCCGGGAAGCTGCGCCAGCCCCGCCTGCAGCGGCGTCCAGCCCAGCACGAGCTGGAGATACCAGGCGAACATCAGCAGCATGGCCGACATGGCGAAGATCGCCAGCAGGTTCGTCACGATGGACGCGGTGAACGCCCGCCGGGCGAAGAGCCGAACGTCGATCAGCGGCTCGGGCAGCCGCGTCTGCCGCCAGGCGAACAGGCCCAGCAGCGCCACGCCGCCCGCCCCCGCGACCAGCACGTTCGCGTGCCCGAGGCCCTCGTGCGCGGCCTCCTTGATCGCCCAGACGACCGCGATCACCCCGGCCATCGACAGAGCCGCGCTGGGCAGATCGAGCCTGCCCGCGTCAGGGTTGCTCGACTCGGGCAGCACGATCACGCCGCCCACCAGCACGAGCAGCATGATCGGCACGTTGATCAGGAACACCGAGCCCCACCAGAAGTGGTCCAGCAGCAGCCCGCCGACGACCGGGCCGACGGCGAAGCCCGCCGCGCTCATCCCGCTCCAGATGCCGACGGCCGCGGTGCGCTCTCCCGGCTCGGTGAAGACGTTCCTGACGATCGACAACGTCGACGGCATGATCGTCGCGCCGGCCACGCCGAGCAGCACGCGGGCCGCGATCAGCAGCTCCGGAGTGGGCGCGTACGCGGTGAGCGCGGAGGCCGTCCCGAACGCCGCCGCGCCGATCAGCAGCAGGCGCTTGCGGCCGATGCGGTCACCCAGATTGCCCATGGTGACCAGGAGGC is part of the Nonomuraea coxensis DSM 45129 genome and encodes:
- a CDS encoding Lrp/AsnC family transcriptional regulator, encoding MTSPPRVRRSNPAQGPVVLDELSKQIIEQLQADGRMPYAAIGKAVGLSEAAVRQRVQRLQEAGVMQIVAVTDPLTLGFPRQAMIGVNCEGDLESVADELAAISEIDYVVLTAGSFDVIVEVVCEGDGHLLEILSKIRAIPAVRATESFVYLKLRKQSYSWGTR
- a CDS encoding gamma-aminobutyraldehyde dehydrogenase, with the protein product MTTRLQNFVNGEFVDAKSGRFSDIIDPCTGEAYVQAPVSGIEDVDAAYAAAAAAFDSWGRTTPGERANLLLKVADAIEARADEINEAECRNTGKPRARMAEDETPVAADHFRFFAGAARTLEGPTAGEFLAEHTSVIRHEPIGVIGQVTPWNYPMMMAVWKIAPALAAGNTIVLKPSDTTPVSTLKLAEILGEVLPAGVFNVVTGDRETGALVVGHPTAAMVAITGSVGAGMSVAKSAADDLKRVHLELGGKAPVVVFEDVKDLAKAAADIATAGLYNAGQDCTAACRVLVQESVHDEFVAALTEAAAATVTGDLSNEDALYGPLNNENQLTRVQGFIDRAPAHAKVLTGGHRVGDRGYFFAPTVVDGLRQDDEMVQNEVFGPVITVQTFTDEADALAKANDVRYGLSGSVWTSDHGRAMRMSNRLDFGVVWVNTHIPFVSEMPHGGFKHSGYGKDLSVFGLHDYTRVKHVMHYIGE
- a CDS encoding ABC transporter ATP-binding protein, which gives rise to MTSAIELEDVVKEYHAHGELVRAVKGVSLDIEEGEFFSLLGPSGCGKTTTMRMIAGFEAPSKGLVKLHGQDVTNVPPNKRDVNMVFQSYALFPHMSVWDNVAFGLKQRKTPQEEIRRRVGDILEIVDLVGREKRRPREMSGGQQQRVALARALVNRPRALLLDEPLGALDLKLRQAMQIELKRIQREVGITFVYVTHDQSEALTMSDRIAVMNDGLVEQLGGPREIYERPATPFVAGFIGTSNLLTGTARAGELKIGDGRVLVPGQDGEVTVTVRPEKITIGTDEPEAGLSALAGTVSEVVYLGTYNSYAVRLVDGAEMTVFQQNAHDATATAERGDSVWLSWQAQHSYVIGS
- a CDS encoding ABC transporter substrate-binding protein; protein product: MNPRLPLPRHGLPRREAFRLAGLSAAGLALAACGVQGQKAAPPKADEVQDFWSKQTKNGKVVFANWPEYMPEDKGPLEKFAKDTGISYEYKEVIQENADFFGKVDPVLRAGQPLGYDIVVMTNGIQLQHMIELGYCVALDHSKLPNFAANAGQKYKERAYDPGNKYTVPYTSGVTGIAYNTKYVKDDITSIQALFDPKYKGRIGMMADAQEIGNFGMFALGIDPEKSTEADWKKAGDKLKEQRDNGLVRKYYDQSYIDAVAKGDIWLSMAWSGDVFQRQLAGEPVKFVVPEEGGTIWTDNMLIPKGAANPLDALMLMDYLYQPAVAAELDEFIQFVTPVPAVQDLLREKAKTAKGEDKKALEQMVDSPLMFPTEADYARLRGYTPLDNQQQQVFNPIFQSVTQA
- a CDS encoding ABC transporter permease, whose amino-acid sequence is MRRLTPYLLALPGWMWLAIFLIVPMAAMASVSLQSGNAIDGFAMTFSVSNYSDALGRYSTQLVRSLLYGGMATVAMLAIGYPVAYWIAFKGGRRKSVYLFLLLLPFFVSFVLRTISWNFLLADNGILFGTLKGWGLLPADFHVLATTFAVVGGLTYNWLPFMILPIYVALERVDPRVVEAAQDLYATRTAAFRRVVLPLSLPGVFAGVLMTFVPATADPVNAAILGGTANTMIGNIIQTEYLTNLDYPTASALSFTLMGVLLVGIFVYARALGTENVLEAAAR
- a CDS encoding ABC transporter permease, whose translation is MRGTRMGDRLLHLWTWLVILWLSSPIAVMILFGFNDKQSKSNTTWQGFTLRWYGELFEISDLTTALTNTLVIALVSTAVTVVIGTMLGLALGRHRFRGLGATNFLIFAAISTPELVMGASLLSLFVSGNVPRDSVTIIVAHVLFSLSFVVVTVRARVVGLDPSLEEAARDLGATAWGTFRQVTLPSIMPGVAAGAMLSFALSIDDYVVTSFVNGSTVTFPLWIVGAVKTGIPPQVNVMGTLIFGIGVLIAIGNAIAARRRT
- a CDS encoding NAD(P)/FAD-dependent oxidoreductase, giving the protein MDPLKALADAERKPYWLDSPARPEPRPRLTDHTTADLAVVGGGFSGLWTALMAKERDPSLDVVLLEGRRIGWAATGRNGGFCMATLTHGLANGLERWPDDIGRLERMGVANLDEIEATLERYGVDCSFERTGELHVATEPWQLDTLGEHLDLISDLGLDYVPLDQEQVRAEVNSPTYLGGLWERSGCAMLDPARLAWGLREACLRVGVRVHERSPVRSLRDDGVRIELRTPYGGVSAAKVALGTGVFPPLLRRLRHFVVPVYDYALMTEPLTDGQLAEIGWRNRQGVGDSGNRFHYYRLTDDNRILWGGYDAVYYNGGLVKPEYDQRDETFVTLARHFYDTFPQLDEVRFTHRWGGVIDTCSRFSAFYGQAHGGRLAYGVGYTGMGVGATRFGANVMLDLLSGEPTERTELRMVKEKPIPFPPEPVRSGVIQVTRWSIAQADQHQGRRNLWLRTLDRMGLGFDS
- a CDS encoding serine hydrolase gives rise to the protein MRARLVACAGLMLLAVGCGNRQAEVLPAGLPAAKVARCVMSFPDVRAGRLARARLAGDIARYLARRPGRVVYAAHDLVSGISLGPGRRRDELVMAGGARVDLLMALLSRRAGKLGEGEGERDLAARMFAESDAGVAGAVWARVGGSGAMSAFYRRMGLGHTTPGRGGDWGGTTSSPSDRVRLLKALVKGGGGLSAADRDLVLGLMGRPPEGQGWGVSAAARRGDRVALVNGATPRPSVHDTWAVGSYGRIAGTGRDLLLSVQTDLQPGEGAGIETVEGVARMIGTRWDGLTPTTRRPCPTNPLP
- a CDS encoding MFS transporter — its product is MTNKWWCLAIACLATLLLSLDLTVLHLALPRLTADLGASSTQLLWIGDVYGFALAGLLVTMGNLGDRIGRKRLLLIGAAAFGTASALTAYAPTPELLIAARVLLGVAGATIMPSTLSIVRNVFTEPGERTAAVGIWSGMSAAGFAVGPVVGGLLLDHFWWGSVFLINVPIMLLVLVGGVIVLPESSNPDAGRLDLPSAALSMAGVIAVVWAIKEAAHEGLGHANVLVAGAGGVALLGLFAWRQTRLPEPLIDVRLFARRAFTASIVTNLLAIFAMSAMLLMFAWYLQLVLGWTPLQAGLAQLPGGLSGAVGGVLAAGLIRRIGRGGVVALGLAMNAGAFLYYSTLDLELTYMALLPAMVIGGVGIGFAFTVNNDNVLATAPKERAGAAAAVSETAFELGAALGIAILGTVLTSTYRSHLELPAGVAGEAARESIAGAVHAAAALPAEQAGALMRAAREAFLAGLHVTALVTSVLLAAVAVLALVGLRGVPKEIPEDAPAAHA